Below is a genomic region from Bordetella pertussis 18323.
TGGAGCAGAGCACCGTCTGGGCTGCGTTGCGTCCCTGGCGCGGCCACGCCTACCTGGAGGCCCTGGCGCACGAAGCCAGCCAGGCCTTGCCGGAAATCTGGGACGAGCTCGAAGGGCTGGCCGAAGGCCTGCGCATGCCGCTGGTGGACATACTGCTGTGGAACTGCCGCGGCGACCTGCTGCACAAGACCTCGGACGGCTGCACGTCGATCGCATGGCGCGGCGACGAAGACACGCGCTGGATCGCGCACAACGAAGACGGCGATCCGTTCCTGTACGGCCGCTGCCACATGGTGGACGTGCGGCCCGACGACGCCCCCGGCTACATCAGCTTCTACTATCCCGGCTCGCTGCCCGGCCACACCTTTGCCGCCAACCGCGCCGGGCTGGTGCAGACGATCAACAATGTGCGCATCCGCCAGCGGCACGCCGGCGTACCGCGCATGCTGCTGGCCCGCGCGGTGCTCGACTGCGCCACGCTGGACGACGCGCTGGCGGTGCTGCGCGATCATCCGCGCGCCGGCGGCTTTCACCACACGCTGGGCGCGGCCGGCGAGCCGCGCCTCTACAGCGTCGAGGCCTCCCCGGCGGCCTGCTCGATCGGCGAAGTCGCGCGCGGCAACGGGCACGCCAACCACCTGGTGCACCCTGGCAGCGAGGCCATCGGCCAGATCGTGACCGATTCGTCGCGCAGCCGCCAGCGCCACATCGAGAACCTGATGGACCACTGGCAGCCGCCCGTCGATGGCGCGCGCCTGGTGGCCACGCTGCTGGATCGCGAAGGCGAGCTGCCCATCCTGCGCTGCAGCGCCGACGACCCCGACGAGGAAAACACGCTGGCCACCGCCTTGTTCGAAATGCGCGATGGCGGGCTGACCCTGCAGGTGCATGACCGGCGCGACCAGCCCGCCTTGCGCGTGACGGTGTGCCCGGCCGCGTGACGCCGGCGCCCGCTCAGGCCGGGCCGTAGCCTCCTCCGCCGGGAGTCTCGACGACGAACACGTCGCCGGCGGCCAGTTCCGCGCTGTCCTGCGGGCCCAGGGGCTCGACGCGGCCGTCGGCGCGCTCCACGTAGTTGCGTCCCATCGCCCCGGCCTCGCCGCCCGCCAGGCCGAACGGCGCATGGCGGCGGTTGTTCGACAGGATGGCGGCCGTCATGGGCTCCAGGAAGCGCACTCGGCGCACGCCCCCGTCGCCGCCGCGATAGCGGCCGGCTCCGCCCGACCCATGGCGGATCTCGTACGACTCCAGCCGCACCGGAAAGCGCAGCTCCAGCACTTCGGGATCGGTCAGGCGCGAATTGGTCATGTGCGCCTGCACCACCGACGTGCCGGCAAAACCGGCATCCGCGGGGCCCGCGGCGTCGATGCGCAGCGGCCCGGCGCCCGTGCCGCCCGAGATGGTCTCGTAGTATTGGTAGCGTGCATTGCCGAACGTGAAGTTGTTCATGGTGCCCTGGCTGGCCGCCAGCACGCCCAGCGCGCCATACAGCGCATTGACGATGCACATCGAAGTCTCGACGTTGCCCGCCACCACCGACGCGGGCGGGTTCGGGCGCAGCATCGACCCCTCCGGGATGATGATCTCCAGCGGCTTGAGGCAGCCTGCGTTCAGCGGGATCTCGTCATCGACCAGGGTCCGGAACACGTACAGCACCGCCGCCACCGCGATCGCGCCCGGCGCATTGAAGTTGTTCTCCAGCTGGCCCGAGGTGCCGGTGAAATCGACGACCGCGCTGCGCGCCTGGCGGTCGACGCGCACGGCCACCTCGATGACCGCGCCGTTGTCCAGCCGATAGGTATAGCGCCCGTCCTTCAGCACCGAAATCACGCGCCGCACCGCCTCCTCGGCGTTGTCCTGCACGTGCCCCATGTAGGCCCGCACCACGTCCAGGCCGAAGTGGTCGCACATGCGCAGCAGCTCCTGCACGCCCTTCTCGTTGGCGGCGATCTGCGCGTGCAGGTCGGCGATGTTCTGGTCCGGATTGCGCGCCGGCCAGCGCCCCGAGGCCAGGATCTCGCGCGCCTCGCGGTCGCGGAACTCGCCGTTGCCGACCAGCTGGAAATTGGTGAACAGCACGCCTTCGTCTTCCACCGTCCGGGAGTCCGGCGGCATCGAGCCCGGCGTCGTTCCGCCTATGTCGGCATGGTGGCCGCGCGAGCCGACAAAGAACAGGATGTCCTGGCCGGCGCGGTCGAACACCGGCGTGATGACGGTCACATCGGGCAGGTGCGTGCCGCCGTGGTACGGATCGTTGACCACATAGGCGTCGCCCGGCCGCATGCGCGACGCATTGGCGCGCATCACCGTCTTGATCGATTCGCCCATCGAGCCCAGGTGCACCGGCATGTGCGGCGCGTTGGCGATCAGGTTGCCCTCGGCGTCGAAGATGGCGCAGGAGAAGTCCAGGCGCTCCTTGATGTTGACCGAGTAGGCGGTGTTCTGCAGCCGGTACCCCATCTGCTCGGCGATCGACATGAACAGATTGTTGAAGACCTCGAGCATGACCGGGTCGGCCTGCGTGCCGATGGCGCGGCGCTGCACGCGCGCCTGCACGCGCCGAAGCACCAGGTGGTCGCGCGGCGTGACCTCGGCCTGCCAGCCCGGCTCGATCACCGTCGTCTGGTTCGGCTCGGAGATGATGGCCGGTCCGGCCATCATGTCGCCGGGCGCCAGGTCTTCGCGCACGTACAGGGGGGTCTCGCGCCATTGTCCGGCGCTGAACATGCGTATCGTGCGGCGCGCCGCCAGCGGCGCGGCGCGCGTGCGCGTCACCGGCGCCTCGGTGGCGGCCTCGCCGCCGCCCGTGGCCTCGACCGAAATGGTCTCGACCACCAGTTCGCGGCCGGGCATCAGGAACGAGTAGCGCTGGCGGTAGCCCGCCTCGAACGCGGCGCGCACCTGCTCCAGCGGGCCGAACGCGACCTCCAGCGCGGTATCGGTGCCGCGGTACTTCAGGTGCAGGCGCCGCTGCACCGCCACCTTGTCGGCCGGCACGTGCTGGCGCAGCAGCTCCGCGCTGGCCTGTCCGGCGAGCTCGTCCAGGCCGGCCTCCAGTTGCGCCATCAGCGCGGCGTCGAGCACCTGCTCCACCGTCTTCTGGCGCATTTCCGTCTGGTCGGCCAATCCCATGCCATAGGCTGACAGCACGCCGCCCAGCGGGTGGGCGAACACCGTCGTCATGCCCAGCGCGTCGGCCACCAGGCAGGCATGCTGGCCGCCGGCGCCGCCGAAAGTAGTCAGCGCATACTCGGTCACGTCGTGGCCGCGCTGCACCGAGATGCGCTTGATCGCCTCGGCCATGTTGCCCACGGCGATCTCCAGGAAACCTTCGGCCAGCTGCTCGGCGCTCATCTCGCGCCCCGTGGCCGTCCGCACCTCCTCGGCCATGGCCGCGAAGCGCGCGCGCACCGCCGCCACATCCAGCGGCTGGTCGGCATCGGGGCCGAACACGCTGGGGAAGAAGTCGGGCTGGATCTTGCCCAGCAGGACGTTGCAGTCGGTCACCGCCAACGGGCCGCCGCGCCGGTAGCACGCGGGCCCCGGATTGGCGCCGGCCGAATCGGGGCCGACGCGCAGCCGGGCGCCATCGAAATGCAGGATGGATCCCCCACCGGCCGCCACGGTATGGATGCTCATCATCGGCGCGCGCATGCGCACGCCGGCCACCAGCGTCTCGAACTCGCGCTCGAACTCGCCGGCGTAATGCGACACGTCGGTGGACGTGCCGCCCATGTCGAAGCCGATCACGCGGTCAAAGCCCGCCAGCTCGCTGGTGCGGACCATGCCGACGATACCGCCGGCCGGGCCGGACAGGATGGCGTCCTTGCCGCGGAAACGGTGCGCGTCGGTCAGGCCGCCGCTGGATTGCATGAACATCAGGCGCACGCCCGGCAACTCGCTGCCCACCTGCTCGACATAGCGCATGAGAATGGGCGACAGATAGGCATCGACCACCGTGGTGTCGCCGCGCGAGACAAACTTGATCAGCGGACTGGCCTCGTGCGAGGTCGACACCTGCGTAAAGCCGATCTCGCGCGCGATGGCGGCGGCGCGCTGCTCATGCACGCCCTCCTTCCAGGCGTGCATGAACACGATGGCGACGGCGCGGATGCCATCGTCGAACACGCGCCGCAGGTCGGCGCGCAGGCCGTCCTCCGCCAGCGCGCGCACCACCGTGCCGTCGGCAGCGAGCCGTTCGTCGGCCTCGACCACCGCCTCGTACAGCATCTCGGGCAGCTGCACGTTGCGGTCGAACAGGCGCGGCCGACTCTGGTAGGCAATGCGCAGCGCGTCGCGGAATCCCCGCGTGGTCACCAGCAGGGTGCGCTCGCCCTTGCGTTCGAGCAAGGCATTGGTCGCCACCGTGGTGCCCATCTTGACGCACTCGACTTGGTCGGCCGGCACCGGCTGGCCCGGCGCGATGCCCAGCAGCTTGCGGATGCCGGCCACCGCAGCGTCGCGGTACTGCTCGGGGTTCTCCGACAGCATCTTGGCGGTCACGGTGGCGCCGTCTGGCCGGCGCGCCACGATATCGGTGAACGTGCCTCCACGGTCAACCCAGAATTGCCACTTCATAGCGTCCTCGGATTAGCAGGCGTAACAGGGGGAAAGGCCGCGCCCCGCCCGGCGGGCGCGCGCCGATGCATGATGGATTTACAGTGAGGTGGCCGCCCGCGCGGCCTGGTCGTACAGCCCCGACAGCGAGCGCAGGGTATGCGCCAGCTGGCGCGTGAACTCCAGCCCGCCGGCTGCGCCCGCCTCCAGCCCATCGAGCAAGCATTGCTCGCGCACCTCGGCATAGCGCTTGATGATTTCGGCTCCTTTCGGCGTAACGCTGTAGAACACCTCCTTGCCGCTGCGATCGCCGCGCACCACGTCGTGGCGCTCCAGTTTCTTGAGCGAATAGCTGACGATGTGCGTATCCTCGACGTTCAGCGTGAAGCAGATGTCGGCCAGTTTCTTGGGACGCTGCCGGTGGTACACGTGGTGCATCACCATGACGTCGTTGGCGGTGAGGTCCGGCAGGCCGACCGCCGCCATGCAGCGCACCGTCCAGCGGTTGAAGGCATGGCTGGCGATCATCAGGCCGAACTCGACCTCGGACAGATCGGGCGCGCGGCCGCTGGCCAGATGGGCGGAGGAAGCGATCAGGGGCGTGCTGCTCATGACGGGTGGCCGAAAGTTCTTGTAGACGAAATACTAATAATTTATCTATATTTCATCAACAAAAAACACACAACAACGCCCGGCCGGCGCACTGGGGATTACCCGCGCAACCCGGCCGCCGCGACTCGCGCACGGGGAACGCCATGAATATCCGCTTTCTCGAAACCTTTATCTGGGTCGCCCAGCTGCGCAGCTTCAAGGCCGCCGCGGGCAAGCTGCACCTGACCCAGGCCGCGATCTCGGGGCGCATTGCCGCGCTCGAGAACGACCTGGGCGAACTGCTGTTCGAGCGGGGCAGCCGCGACACGCGGCTGACGCCGGCCGGGCGCACCCTGCTCGACTACGCCCAGCGCATGCTCGATACCGACCACGCCATGCGCCAGGCCCTGCGCGGCAGCGGAACCTTGCGCGGCCGCGTGCGCCTGGGCGTGGTCGAATCCATCGTCCATACCTGGTTCACGCCATTCATCCGCCGCCTGTCGCAAACGCACCCGGAGCTGGAGATCGAGCTGACCGCCGAATCGACCCGGCGGCTGCAGGACCTGCTCAAGCACGGTAGCATCGACGTCGCCCTGCAGACCGACCCCATCGTGGGCGACGATGTGCGCAACCGCGACATGGGCATGCTGAAAATGGGCTGGATCTGCAGCCCCGCGGCGGGGATTCCCGCGCAGGCCAGCGTCGCCGAACTGGCCACCCATCCCCTGGTCACCTTTCCGCGCCATTCCCAGCCGCACCTGCAGCTGCTCGACGTGCTGGACGCGGCGGGCGTGCAGGCCGGGCGCATCCATTTCGTTTCATCCATCGCCGCGTGCACGCAGTTCATCGAGGCGGGCCTGGGCGCGGCCACGCTGCCGCTGGCGGCGGTGCGTCCCGGCCTGGCGGCCGGAGGACCGCGTGGCCGGCCTGGCCGAGGCGGTGGTACGGCTGGCCCTGGACGAGATGCGCCTGTACGCTCAGCACAACGACGACGCGCTGCCGCCGCTCGACAGCGGCGTGCTGGCGCTGTGACGCCGGAGCGCGCCGCCTTCGGGGTTTTCCCCAGCGCGCCCAGGCTTCCCGCCACGCCGGCGGCGGCGCCGCGCGGGCCGCGCGCGCGATAACTTTTTCTTAATCCGCCGCACCGGAATAAACCATTTGCCGCTGTCGGGGCCGATGCCGAGAATCAGCCTCCATGACGGCCCATCCAGGCCGCGCGATGGAGAAACACGTGGCAGCACCAATCCGGCACGACCGCGACGCCATGGGCGAACTGTTCATCTGGACGGACATCGACCCCGCGCACGAAGAAGACTTCAACCAGTGGTACGACCGCGAACACATGGCCGAGCGCGCCGGCATCGCGGGCTTTCGCTGGGCCCGCCGCTATCGCTCGCAGCACGGCCGGCGGCGCTACCTGGCGCTGTACCGCACCGAGGACCTTCATGTATTCGGCAGCGCCGCGTACCGGCAGGCGTTCGAACGCCAGACGCCGTGGTCGCTGGCCAATTTCGCGCGCATGCGCGACACCCATCGCCGCGTCATGGTGGTATCGCCGCTGGCGGGCGCCGGCACCGGCGCGGCGCTGGGCCTGCTGCGCCTGGGCAGCGTCGAACTCGCCGCCCGCGCCGCCGCGCTGGCGGCCAGCGCGCAGGAGATCGAAGGCGTCCTGGCGCTGCGCGTGCTGACCCCCGATCCGCAGCTGTCCACCCCGCTGCCTTCCGAAGACCCCGCCGCGCGCGTGCTCGACCCCGTCCTGATCATCGACGCGACCACCGAGCCGGCCGCCGCCGCCGCCCGCTCGCTGGCCGAACAGCTGGAACTGCCCACCGACGGCATCCAGACCTTCCACTTGCTGTGGGACCTGCGCGCCGACGATCTGCGCGCCGCCCCTTGAACCTGCCCCAGGAGTCCGACATGAAAACGACCTTCGCCGTACTTGCCGCCGCCCTCGCCCTCTCGACCGGCGCGCAGGCCGCCACCAGCTGGACCATGACGGCGGAGCAGCCCGACGCCAACTACCTGACCCAGAACGCACGCCAGTTCGCCGACGAGGTCAAGGCCGCCACCGCCGGCGCGCTGGAGATCAAGGTGCAGTCCAACAGCACCCTGCTCAAGCGTCCCGAAGTCAAGCGCGGCGTGCAGCAAGGCGTGGTGCAGATCGGCGAGGTGCTGGTCTCGGCACTGGGCAACGAAGACCCCTTGTTCGAAATCGACAGCGTCCCGTTCCTGGCATCCTCGTTCAACGAGTCGGAAAAACTGTGGAAAGCGACGCGACCCCTGCTGGCCCAGCGCCTGGACAAGCAAGGCATCGTGCTGGTGTACGGGTCGCCCTGGCCCCCGCAGGGCATCTACACCAAGAAGCCGGTCGCCGCGCTGGCCGACCTGAAGGGCACGCGTTTCCGCGCCTACAGCGCATCGACCAGCCACATGGCCGCCCTGATGGGCGCGGTGCCCACCACCGTGCAGACGCCCGAGGTCCCGCAGGCCTTTTCGACCGGCGTGATCGACGCCATGCTCACCTCGCCCGCCACCGGCGTGGACAGCCAGGCCTGGGACTACGTCAAGTACTACTACGATGCCCAGGCTTTCATCCCCCAGAGCTTCGTCATCGCCAACAAGCGGGCCTTCCAGCGCCTGCCCGCCGAAGTGCGGCAGGCGGTGCTGGATGCCGGCGCCAAGGCCGAAATCCGGGGCTGGCAGACCGCGCGCGCCAAGACTCGCGAACTCACCGACACCCTGGCGCGCAACGGCATGAGCGTCGAGCCGCTGCCCCCGCAACTGGCCAAGGAGCTGCAGGCCATCGGCGCCACCATGGTCTCGGACTGGAGCAAGAAAGCCGGCGCCGACGGCCAGCAGCTGCTCGATGCCTACCGCAAGTAAGCCGGACGACGCCATGCCCATACTCGATCGCATCGCCGTCGCCAGCGGCGCCGTGGCCGCGCTGTTCCTGGCGCTGATCGGCGCCATCGTCGCCGCGCAGATCGCCAGCCGCCTGATCGGCATGCAGATCCCCGCGGCCGACGACTTCGCCGCCTGGTCGATGGCGGCCTCGGTGTTCCTGGCCCTGCCCTACGCCATGCTGCGCGGCGACCATATCCGCGTGCCCCTGTTGCTGCAGTTCCTGCCCAAGACCGCTCACCGTCCCTACGAGCTGGCGGCCACGGCCCTGGGCCTGGCGCTGTCGGCCTGGGCCGCGTGGCAGACGGCCGGCTTCGTCCACGAATCGTTCGCCTACGACGAGGTGGCCCAGGGCATGCTGCGCGTGCCGCTGTGGATTCCGCAGATCTGCATGCCCATCGGCCTGGCCCTGCTGACGCTGATGCTGGCGCGGCGCCTGGCCATGGTGGCGCGCGGCCGGCAACCCGAGGAGACGGCCCATGGGTGAGCTCGCGCAAAGCCTGGTGCTCATCGCCAGCCTCCTGCTGTTGCTGGCCGCCGGCGTAT
It encodes:
- a CDS encoding C45 family autoproteolytic acyltransferase/hydolase; the protein is MAFKPVSITGTRRQTGQALGKLARPLMATYLEQSTVWAALRPWRGHAYLEALAHEASQALPEIWDELEGLAEGLRMPLVDILLWNCRGDLLHKTSDGCTSIAWRGDEDTRWIAHNEDGDPFLYGRCHMVDVRPDDAPGYISFYYPGSLPGHTFAANRAGLVQTINNVRIRQRHAGVPRMLLARAVLDCATLDDALAVLRDHPRAGGFHHTLGAAGEPRLYSVEASPAACSIGEVARGNGHANHLVHPGSEAIGQIVTDSSRSRQRHIENLMDHWQPPVDGARLVATLLDREGELPILRCSADDPDEENTLATALFEMRDGGLTLQVHDRRDQPALRVTVCPAA
- a CDS encoding hydantoinase B/oxoprolinase family protein; protein product: MKWQFWVDRGGTFTDIVARRPDGATVTAKMLSENPEQYRDAAVAGIRKLLGIAPGQPVPADQVECVKMGTTVATNALLERKGERTLLVTTRGFRDALRIAYQSRPRLFDRNVQLPEMLYEAVVEADERLAADGTVVRALAEDGLRADLRRVFDDGIRAVAIVFMHAWKEGVHEQRAAAIAREIGFTQVSTSHEASPLIKFVSRGDTTVVDAYLSPILMRYVEQVGSELPGVRLMFMQSSGGLTDAHRFRGKDAILSGPAGGIVGMVRTSELAGFDRVIGFDMGGTSTDVSHYAGEFEREFETLVAGVRMRAPMMSIHTVAAGGGSILHFDGARLRVGPDSAGANPGPACYRRGGPLAVTDCNVLLGKIQPDFFPSVFGPDADQPLDVAAVRARFAAMAEEVRTATGREMSAEQLAEGFLEIAVGNMAEAIKRISVQRGHDVTEYALTTFGGAGGQHACLVADALGMTTVFAHPLGGVLSAYGMGLADQTEMRQKTVEQVLDAALMAQLEAGLDELAGQASAELLRQHVPADKVAVQRRLHLKYRGTDTALEVAFGPLEQVRAAFEAGYRQRYSFLMPGRELVVETISVEATGGGEAATEAPVTRTRAAPLAARRTIRMFSAGQWRETPLYVREDLAPGDMMAGPAIISEPNQTTVIEPGWQAEVTPRDHLVLRRVQARVQRRAIGTQADPVMLEVFNNLFMSIAEQMGYRLQNTAYSVNIKERLDFSCAIFDAEGNLIANAPHMPVHLGSMGESIKTVMRANASRMRPGDAYVVNDPYHGGTHLPDVTVITPVFDRAGQDILFFVGSRGHHADIGGTTPGSMPPDSRTVEDEGVLFTNFQLVGNGEFRDREAREILASGRWPARNPDQNIADLHAQIAANEKGVQELLRMCDHFGLDVVRAYMGHVQDNAEEAVRRVISVLKDGRYTYRLDNGAVIEVAVRVDRQARSAVVDFTGTSGQLENNFNAPGAIAVAAVLYVFRTLVDDEIPLNAGCLKPLEIIIPEGSMLRPNPPASVVAGNVETSMCIVNALYGALGVLAASQGTMNNFTFGNARYQYYETISGGTGAGPLRIDAAGPADAGFAGTSVVQAHMTNSRLTDPEVLELRFPVRLESYEIRHGSGGAGRYRGGDGGVRRVRFLEPMTAAILSNNRRHAPFGLAGGEAGAMGRNYVERADGRVEPLGPQDSAELAAGDVFVVETPGGGGYGPA
- a CDS encoding winged helix DNA-binding protein, giving the protein MSSTPLIASSAHLASGRAPDLSEVEFGLMIASHAFNRWTVRCMAAVGLPDLTANDVMVMHHVYHRQRPKKLADICFTLNVEDTHIVSYSLKKLERHDVVRGDRSGKEVFYSVTPKGAEIIKRYAEVREQCLLDGLEAGAAGGLEFTRQLAHTLRSLSGLYDQAARAATSL
- a CDS encoding LysR family transcriptional regulator, giving the protein MNIRFLETFIWVAQLRSFKAAAGKLHLTQAAISGRIAALENDLGELLFERGSRDTRLTPAGRTLLDYAQRMLDTDHAMRQALRGSGTLRGRVRLGVVESIVHTWFTPFIRRLSQTHPELEIELTAESTRRLQDLLKHGSIDVALQTDPIVGDDVRNRDMGMLKMGWICSPAAGIPAQASVAELATHPLVTFPRHSQPHLQLLDVLDAAGVQAGRIHFVSSIAACTQFIEAGLGAATLPLAAVRPGLAAGGPRGRPGRGGGTAGPGRDAPVRSAQRRRAAAARQRRAGAVTPERAAFGVFPSAPRLPATPAAAPRGPRAR
- a CDS encoding DUF4286 family protein, whose protein sequence is MTAHPGRAMEKHVAAPIRHDRDAMGELFIWTDIDPAHEEDFNQWYDREHMAERAGIAGFRWARRYRSQHGRRRYLALYRTEDLHVFGSAAYRQAFERQTPWSLANFARMRDTHRRVMVVSPLAGAGTGAALGLLRLGSVELAARAAALAASAQEIEGVLALRVLTPDPQLSTPLPSEDPAARVLDPVLIIDATTEPAAAAARSLAEQLELPTDGIQTFHLLWDLRADDLRAAP
- the dctP gene encoding TRAP transporter substrate-binding protein DctP yields the protein MKTTFAVLAAALALSTGAQAATSWTMTAEQPDANYLTQNARQFADEVKAATAGALEIKVQSNSTLLKRPEVKRGVQQGVVQIGEVLVSALGNEDPLFEIDSVPFLASSFNESEKLWKATRPLLAQRLDKQGIVLVYGSPWPPQGIYTKKPVAALADLKGTRFRAYSASTSHMAALMGAVPTTVQTPEVPQAFSTGVIDAMLTSPATGVDSQAWDYVKYYYDAQAFIPQSFVIANKRAFQRLPAEVRQAVLDAGAKAEIRGWQTARAKTRELTDTLARNGMSVEPLPPQLAKELQAIGATMVSDWSKKAGADGQQLLDAYRK
- a CDS encoding TRAP transporter small permease, which gives rise to MPILDRIAVASGAVAALFLALIGAIVAAQIASRLIGMQIPAADDFAAWSMAASVFLALPYAMLRGDHIRVPLLLQFLPKTAHRPYELAATALGLALSAWAAWQTAGFVHESFAYDEVAQGMLRVPLWIPQICMPIGLALLTLMLARRLAMVARGRQPEETAHG